A genome region from Arthrobacter agilis includes the following:
- a CDS encoding ABC transporter permease, which translates to MSTHFVGDTAALTGRSLRHITRSVDTIVTTAVMPVAIMVLFVVVFGGAIDTGASSYVNYMLPGILLITIASGVAYTAYRLFLDLQSGIFERFQSMPIARSSMLWAHVLTSVVANLVSLAIVVGVALLMGFRTAAGPGAWLGVAGMLVLFTLALTWMAVIAGLSAKTVDGASAFSYPLILLPFISSAFAPTETMPGPVRWFAENQPVTSIVDSIRALFAGRPADGDIWTALAWCGVLLTAAYAVAIITYRRKAA; encoded by the coding sequence ATGAGCACCCACTTCGTCGGCGACACGGCTGCCCTCACGGGACGTTCACTGCGCCACATCACCCGCAGCGTGGACACCATCGTCACGACGGCGGTGATGCCGGTCGCCATCATGGTCCTGTTCGTCGTCGTGTTCGGCGGGGCGATCGACACCGGTGCCTCCTCCTACGTGAACTACATGCTGCCGGGCATCCTGCTCATCACGATCGCCTCCGGGGTGGCCTACACCGCGTACCGGCTGTTCCTGGATCTGCAGAGCGGCATCTTCGAGCGCTTCCAGTCCATGCCGATCGCCCGGTCCAGCATGCTGTGGGCCCACGTGCTCACCTCCGTCGTCGCGAATCTCGTCTCGCTCGCGATCGTGGTCGGCGTCGCCCTCCTCATGGGCTTCCGGACGGCCGCGGGCCCCGGAGCCTGGCTCGGCGTCGCCGGCATGCTCGTGCTCTTCACCCTGGCCCTGACCTGGATGGCGGTGATCGCGGGCCTGTCCGCGAAGACCGTGGACGGCGCGAGCGCGTTCTCCTACCCGCTGATCCTCCTCCCGTTCATCAGCTCGGCCTTCGCCCCGACGGAGACCATGCCCGGCCCGGTGCGGTGGTTCGCCGAGAACCAGCCCGTCACCTCCATCGTGGATTCGATCAGGGCCCTGTTCGCGGGCCGGCCCGCCGACGGCGACATCTGGACGGCGCTCGCCTGGTGTGGGGTGCTCCTCACGGCCGCCTACGCCGTCGCGATCATCACCTACCGGCGGAAGGCGGCCTGA
- a CDS encoding ABC transporter ATP-binding protein — protein MTTGAPVIRVTALEKSYKDLRVLRGVDLEVARGSIFALLGSNGAGKTTVVRILSTLLAADAGTATVNGFDVTTQAPDVRGSISLTGQFAAVDEVLSGRENLALVARLRHLEDPRGIAEDLLRRFALTDAAERRAATYSGGMRRRLDIAMSLIGRPPVIFLDEPTTGLDPEARLEVWRAVRELAGQGTTVLLTTQYLDEAEQLADRIAILHEGRIIADGTLADLRQLLPPARVEYVEKQPTLEDVFLAIIGGDTAVPATEPTAPEGSR, from the coding sequence GTGACCACCGGGGCTCCCGTCATCCGGGTGACGGCGCTGGAGAAGTCGTACAAGGACCTGCGGGTCCTGCGCGGCGTCGATCTCGAGGTGGCCCGCGGCAGCATCTTCGCGCTGCTCGGCTCGAACGGCGCCGGCAAGACGACGGTCGTGAGGATCCTGTCCACCCTGCTCGCCGCGGACGCCGGGACGGCCACCGTCAACGGGTTCGATGTCACCACGCAGGCGCCGGACGTCCGCGGATCCATCAGCCTCACGGGACAGTTCGCCGCCGTCGACGAGGTGCTCAGCGGACGCGAGAACCTCGCGCTCGTCGCGAGGCTCCGGCACCTCGAGGATCCGCGTGGGATCGCCGAGGACCTCCTGCGGCGCTTCGCGCTGACCGACGCCGCGGAGCGCAGGGCCGCGACCTACTCCGGCGGCATGCGGCGCCGCCTGGACATCGCCATGAGCCTGATCGGCCGCCCACCCGTCATCTTCCTCGACGAACCGACCACCGGGCTCGACCCCGAGGCGAGGCTCGAGGTGTGGCGGGCCGTCCGGGAACTCGCCGGACAGGGCACCACCGTGCTGCTCACCACGCAGTACCTCGACGAGGCCGAGCAGCTCGCCGACCGCATCGCCATCCTGCACGAGGGCCGGATCATCGCCGACGGCACCCTGGCCGACCTCAGGCAGCTTCTTCCCCCCGCCCGCGTCGAGTACGTCGAGAAGCAGCCGACCCTCGAGGACGTCTTCCTCGCGATCATCGGCGGAGACACCGCCGTGCCGGCGACGGAGCCGACCGCCCCGGAGGGATCCCGATGA